From the Solea solea chromosome 7, fSolSol10.1, whole genome shotgun sequence genome, the window aagaaaaagaagagaccCACTGAAGTCCTTCTAGATATTAGTGAGGAGGCTTTTTTGAAAGAACTGGAGCCCTACGAGTACCATGGCTACTCTGGTATTGGGGAAGCTGTaagggaatgaatgaatgaaaaatgaatgaatgaatgaatgaatgaatgaatgaatgaatgaaaatgttttccGCCTGCCTTTACTGTGATTGTAGTTAATGTTACATTTGAACAGCTGTGTTGGACAAACAGTGGCAAACAGTGTTGGGCAAGTCAAAGAATGTGTTACTTTACTTCTTGTATCATACGTTACACTACTTGTGACaatgttgtattatttttataaatacaatCAAAAATGTACCTGAATCCACTTTATTGAGTCCCCGAAAACGTTTCTCCCAACGTTGCCGCTGCTGTGACGCGTCATACGAAAAACAGGACTAAAACAAATTTCAATCTCGTAATGCTATAACTTGGCATTAGTTAGTAATTGTAATATCCCTGTTGTGTAAACCCTGTTCACCACAGTAATAGTGGCTAATGCCTCACTGCCCAACACTGGAGGCAAACCATTTCATCTACATGTCCCTTCTGTCTATCTAATCTATCCATCTACGACTTAATTCCATAATGAATTCCTCCGGTTTGTCAATTAAAACATTCCAACTGATGCATTTCAAAACAGGTCTGTGGTTGGGCCAGAGCTGCTCCACTGAGCTGCATACTTCTGACCAGGAGGGAAAACGTTCAACCAAAGACTGAGGCAGCTGCCAACCCCGTCCCCTTATCTGTTGACCCAGTGCTCCTTAACAAAGAGGGTCCAGCCAGCGTTACAGAGCCCTGCTCCGACCCTCAGACAGACTCTAATGCCGCCTTAAAGAAACCCACAGCATTGAACCAGGAGGAGGAATCACTGAGCGACGCTGCTCTGGCAGCTCAGCAGCTCGACGCTCAGGAGGAGCCCGACGTCGATGCTGTGCAGGACAGTACATCACCCAAAAAGTTAGAGGAGGAAGGGACTCTTAAAGAGACACCTCTGCCACATCTGTCCTCAAAATCCTCTGATAACAAAGACACTCATTCTCAGAAGAAGAGATACAGAGCCCGAAATATTGTCAAAAACAGCCCAAAGCCCCATTATGCTCTGGTGCCCATTACACACTTAACTGTCTCCATACCTGACGCCCAGAATCTCAGCAGTGGCAAGAAGATTTTGAATAAAAGAGTGAGATGAAAGGAGtgaaaactgctgctgtaattGCTTCTcgagcaaagaaagaaaactccACAAACTTGATGAAAAATGATGGTATTGGAAACAATCCAGTTTAATAACTAATTTATTTGCAAAGGATATTTTCCATCCATGTTTCAATAAAAGTATTACTTTAGAACAAAGATATCACTGTCTATCAAGGCTGttcatccttcttcttctcctagtAAGATGGATTATAACTCTTTGTGGTACATGGCGCCAACTACTGTACAGGAGGATTCAAAATGCAACTGGATTCTTTCGACAAGACGTGCGGTGCCGTGACATGTCAGTCAACTGGGATGTCCAATCAGATTTCGGGGGGGGCACAGAACcctgttagtgtgtgagggTAACCCTGATCCGAAGACTTGATCTGACCTCTGTTGCAgccattttttaattttgtgaGCCATTTCTGGACGTTATCAGGTGATGTGTGCTGATTACTGAcccaacagccaatgaaaaataGTAGGTGGGACGAAGGAAATAACATCAGAAGACGAAAACGTCAGGAATGATGCTGAGGAAAGTTACGCTCTCGTAGATATAGTCACTCTTGTGAGTTTGATGCGTTCAGTTGGCTTCACAAATCCTTTAATCTCTGCTCCCTCGttagaaaacagcagcagccgaGTCAAACACAGACATCTTATTCAAACTTATTTTAtctatttgctgtttttatagttaaagcacaatttaaataaaatgacttaCTCATCACACGCAGTCATTAAACATGTGATAACCACAAAATCTGCTGAAGTCTTTTCAAAATCGGTAATGACCACCAGCTTTAGTCGAGCACTTCACTCTTGCACTGTGGGGACAACAGCATAATTGACTAAACCTCGGATATAGGAGCCAGATAATAAGAAATAACAAGACCAATGAATGTATTGAAGGTAACTTTACCCTAATTTTGACCCACCATCCAGTGTTTATCTGCACCTAACAAGAAGTGTTGTTCCCAAGACACATGATGACGCTTTACAGTGCTCATACAGTTACAATTTAAGTAATGATGGCAACCagaatacaattttaaaatctaATTTCCTACCTAAATCACATTAGACAGATGGACAGTGTTGATTTTTCTGTGACACTCAGCAAGGACAGTCCACgattatgttttattgttttcttttatttagacAAACCCAAATAAAAGGCACATAAAACATTGCGCATatgtttacataattattctcaatggacatacatttaaaaaaaatgtaggaATGTTTTACCTTTCTGCTAATCAGAAAGCCTAGCCTTTGTATATACAAAATTACCATTGTTAATGTTCTAATACAAAAAGATTTATAAAAGGTTATTTTTCTTGCATGTCTGTCATAACTAACATGTCCTCTGAACTAAATGTTTGTACAAAGATATACATTCATTTGCCTTCACATCTGCCAAATTCATCATACAAACTAACTtcacagaaaataaagagtaaaaatCGTCTTCCAAATCATCATTTGGCCAAATAAAAAGGTTGGTTTTTCACATTAGGTTGgagtcaaattaaaaaatgaaaacaccacGGTTCAAagtcacaacaaaacatgacatgaccGTGACTTACTGATCGCTATTCATGTCTCAAGGTTGTTCTTGAATTGAAAACATAATATCAAAACCGTTATGTTTAAacataatcattaaaaaaacaacaacaacaacacaaagctaATCACAATATAGTTTGGTTGCCAGACCTGTTTGGCCATCGGCCGTCTGAACTGATGAAGGCTTCCTTCACAAAACTGTTCCATCACACAGCACATCTAGAGGAGGAAGCATTGACGTGTGGGAAAAGTCTTGCAAAGTATTTCAGGCACACTTGTTTTACGGCCACTGGAGAAGGACAAATGATGCCACGCGCTTTTCCTTTCgccctaatttttttttcttttagtgttTTCTCTTCGTTAAGTCACTAGCCTTCTAAAACGGTTGTCGAACTCAAACCTACGCTGGACTAGCTCAGTCATTCACATGCAACattggaggagggggggggaaaacaagacaacaaagatGGGAAATGAACCCAAGATCATAATGCCATTCCACATTAGAGCATTTCCCTTGATGGACAGAGTTGGCATGCATGCAGCAAAATTCATGGGCCaagcaacaaaaaagaaaaaaaagcagatgtgGCCAGGTGAACTGCAGAACTAACTCCATCACCGTCTCATTCCATCCAACTGAAATGCCTTGTTAAGTACCACTCTTCTGTAGTGTGCACATCCTACAGTTTGCTGCAAGTGCTTCAGAACTCCTGCACTGAAAAAACCCTCAACTACAAACTAATTctctccgacacacacacactcacacacactcacagacacacaggtgcagGAACAGTCGAGGCTGAGATCACAAAAAGACGAACACACTTTCTTTTGTCTGTATGGTTCGGGCCAAACAACTGTTGGGAGACGCTATTCACACATCATCATAGTAGCTGGCGCTTTCCCACAGGTGGTTTTGTAGCGTGTGACTATTATAAGGCATCATAAGGACTACGAACACAGGTCTGACAGCGATAAAGCTATGGGTTCGATCCATCAGGGCCATTTGGGCCGGCGTTTGTTACACAGTAAGACAAATTACAGAGTACAACATCACAGGCCTGATAAGGAGGCTTCACTGGAGACAGCTTTGTTTTCTGAAATTTGTCTTGGTGATGCACTTAGCTCAAATAGAGCTCTTGGACGCAATGGAAGACGTCGCTATCATACGAGTTTGCcatgatataataatataataaacaggCCCATCCACCATCAAGCGTTAAATTTGATGGGTAAGAACGAGGGCTATAACCTGTGGTGGCAATGTTATTTACTTAGCGGCTGTTGCTTGGCAACATACAAAAATGCAATCTCTCAGGTTGTCCTGAGCTTTGGCGTGACAAGTCCT encodes:
- the LOC131463142 gene encoding uncharacterized protein LOC131463142, translating into MESDKKKKRPTEVLLDISEEAFLKELEPYEYHGYSGIGEAVCGWARAAPLSCILLTRRENVQPKTEAAANPVPLSVDPVLLNKEGPASVTEPCSDPQTDSNAALKKPTALNQEEESLSDAALAAQQLDAQEEPDVDAVQDSTSPKKLEEEGTLKETPLPHLSSKSSDNKDTHSQKKRYRARNIVKNSPKPHYALVPITHLTVSIPDAQNLSSGKKILNKRVR